The Corallincola holothuriorum genome segment TAATCCAGATCTTTCGCTGAATGACGCTCAGGTACTTGCTCTTCTTCAGGACCCCATGTCAGGTTCACCCGTCTACCGCGTTTAACCGCGGGACGCTCACCTATCTCTGTCGCCCACCGCACTAGATGTTTGTAGGAACTGACTTGCAAGAACTCCTGCGCTTCGTAAAGGGTGCCGGTCACTAAAACGCCATACCAAGCGAACACGGCAATATCGGCAATAGTGTATTCATCACCACATAAATAGCGTCTTGAAGCCAACTGTTGGTCGAGCACATCAAGCTGCCGTTTCACTTCCATGGCGTAGCGGTTAATTGGATACTCGTACTTCTCCGGCGCGTAAGCATAGAAATGGCCAAAGCCACCCCCAAGAAACGGTGCTGAGCCCATTTGCCAAAAAAGCCACGACATACATTCAGTTCGCGTTGTTGTGTCTGTTGGTATGAGTGCACCGAATTTTTCAGCTAGATACACCATAATTGACCCCGATTCGAATACTCGAATTGGCGGTGTGGTACTCATATCCAGTAGAGCGGGGATTTTCGAGTTGGGGTTTACGGCGACAAAGCCACTACTGAACTGATCACCTTCCATGATATCTATTAGGAAAGCATCGTACTCTGCTTGTTCAATGCCAAGCGCCAGTAACTCTTCCAATAGAATCGTGACTTTTACGCCATTGGGGGTAGCCAATGAGTAGAGTTGGAGCGGGTGTTTGCCCACTGGCAGATCTTTTTCATGGGTCGCTCCGGCAATAGGGCGATTGACGCTGGCAAATTTACCGCCACTGGCGTTATCCCAAGTCCAGACTTTCGGTGGGGTATAGCTTGTATCACTCATAATAGGCTACCTAATTGCGAAATCTTACCGTTAACAGCTCAACGAAAAATATGGCTTACTCATTCTTAAGTTTTGACTTTGGCATTTTTTGAACGAGTGTTCAAGGTTGTGAGGTGCGAAGCGAGTTAGGACTGCTTGATACCTTTAATCCGATATACCAATGGTACCTGCTGTTCTTTAAACAGAAGTTGGTAGCCTTTATCCTCGACATACTGAAGATCTGGCAGACAGTTGTAAGGACTGAATGGGGACTCTTCAAACTCTTCGACCTTGATCCCCGCTTTGACTAACGCCGTAAATAGCTCTCCAAGTGAGTGGGCCCATACGGCTGTTGGCGATTTTTCTCCGCTACAGTTTTCTGTGTAGGTGCCTTCCTCTTCGACGTCTGGCTGTTGCTTAGGAAAGTAAGAGTAGCCCGAATACAGGTCTATGCAGGGATGGAACTCGATAAGGTGCAGCTCACCGTTATCTTTAAGTGCTTTGGCCACTGTTTCGGCCCAACGATCCAGATCGGGCAACCAACATAAAGCGCCATAGGAGGTGAATACAATATCAAACTGTTGCTGATTGGTATCGCCGAAAAGATAGATATCCTGATTAATAAAATGAGCGTTGAGCGCTAATTTACTTGCCAAGCTTCTAGCCTGACTTATCGCCACAGAGGACAGATCGACCCCCGTTACCTCTGCCCCCATTCTGGCCCAAGAAAGGGTGTCTAGGCCAAAGTGACACTGCAGGTGGAGTAAACTCTTATTGCTGACATTCCCCACATGAGCGAGCTCAATGGGGTTCAATGAGGAGTTACCTTTTAAAAAGCCTTCAACATCATAAAATTTGGAATCCACATGTACTTCTGTTCGTTTGTCCCAAGCGGCCTTGTTGAGAGCGATGTAGTCCATACTATGTGATTCCAAGTGAGTTAAAGCAGATTTGGGTTAGTTATATTGCGTTGTTGACTCGTCATTGCGAGTGATAGGTCATAGTAACGTTAAACCAAATTGCTTTGCCATCTCTTCATTAATGCTGAATCTGACTTCATCACTATGGGATTCAATTAATTCGCTTTGTGCGGCGCTTTGATACAGATCGACGGTGACCTGGTAGTTTCTATCATTTTCAATGGCCGAAAACTCTGGCGATTTCAATTGTTGCTGTGTCGCAAAATCGATTATGCCTAAATCGATAACAAGAGGGGCAGCTTTGTCTGCAGGGTTTTCAAAGGTTGCGATCACATACACTGGCGTGTTGAGCTCACTTCCCGCCACATAGGTCATGGCGTAGTAGATACCTCCTTTGGAGGAGAACACAAATCCACCACCTAAGGTATGCAGGTTTTTAGTAATATTGCGCGGTGGTAACGTATTACTGGCGCAGGCGACTAATACACTGACGAGTAACCCAACGATTAGCTTTTTCATGCGTATTATCCTTCCTACGAACAGATTATTACTATTAGAGACTTTTACACTACTTGCTGGCTGAGTGTGTGACCAGCTCCAACATATTGGTAGCGTCAATATTGTTATTTAGGTTGACTAAATTCTAAACGCTTTCAATCACATTTCTGTCATGTCGCAGCAAGTCATGAGCAATCTTGTTTTGAATCAATGACGGCACCGCCTGCGTGCTATTCAATGGCTCGACCTGCATTTCCGTCGATTACTGAGCCAAACAGTTGAAATTTTGGCGCTGTCATGGGAAGGTGCAGGCGCTTTTGTGTGAGGTTCTTCTGCTTTGTCCTGTTGTCCGCATTAGTTAAAAATTTAAATTGTTCATTTTTATTTTTGGCCGTTTTGGTCTTTTATCAGGGAAAGAGAGTTTTGAACAACACTACATGGCAAATGCTGGTAGCGGGATTCAGTGCGTGTTTATTTGTGGCTTCGTGTGGCGGCGGAGGCGAAAGTACTGAGCCTACAGAGGTCATTGAAGCATCAGAAGTTGTTACGGCGGACGTTGAGCAAGAGGTCGTCGACACGCCTGTCGAAACAGCTCCAGAGCAACCGTTACAACCCGTTGAGCAGCCAGCTACCATTATACCGGAACTACCCGCATCCACCGTTCCAGAAACACCTTCAGAAATACCTGTGCAGCCACCTGCAAGTACAGGGAGCGTTCCTGTGCCAGTTTTGCCTCCTGCAGTGCCACAGCCTGAAAGCCCTACAGGTACCTTGCCTGTGCCATCGCCAGACCAACCCGTGGTGATTATTTCAAAGCCGGATGAACCTGCATTACCGGAAACGCCGCCTAGGGCAGAGCCGGAAGAACCTGTGTTACCGGAAACGCCGCCAGAGGTAGAGCCAGAGGAACCTGCATTACCGGAAACGCCGCCAGAGGTAGAGCCAGAGGAACCTGAGTTACCGGAAAAGCCGCCAGAGGTAGAGCCGGAAGAACCTGCATTACCAGAAACGCCGCCGGGGGTAGAACCGGAGGAACCTGAGTTACCGGAAACGCCGCCAGAGGTAGAGCCAGAAGAACCCGAGTTACCGGAAACGCCGCCGGGGGTAGAACCGGAGGAACCTGAGTTACCAGAAACGCCGCCAGGGGTAGAACCGGAGGAACCTGAGTTACCGGAAAGGCCGCCAGAGGTAGAGCCAGAGGAACCTGAATTACCGGAAGCACCTCCAGAAAGTGATCCCAATGAACCGGAGGATCTGCC includes the following:
- the yghU gene encoding glutathione-dependent disulfide-bond oxidoreductase — translated: MSDTSYTPPKVWTWDNASGGKFASVNRPIAGATHEKDLPVGKHPLQLYSLATPNGVKVTILLEELLALGIEQAEYDAFLIDIMEGDQFSSGFVAVNPNSKIPALLDMSTTPPIRVFESGSIMVYLAEKFGALIPTDTTTRTECMSWLFWQMGSAPFLGGGFGHFYAYAPEKYEYPINRYAMEVKRQLDVLDQQLASRRYLCGDEYTIADIAVFAWYGVLVTGTLYEAQEFLQVSSYKHLVRWATEIGERPAVKRGRRVNLTWGPEEEQVPERHSAKDLD
- a CDS encoding class I SAM-dependent methyltransferase, whose product is MDYIALNKAAWDKRTEVHVDSKFYDVEGFLKGNSSLNPIELAHVGNVSNKSLLHLQCHFGLDTLSWARMGAEVTGVDLSSVAISQARSLASKLALNAHFINQDIYLFGDTNQQQFDIVFTSYGALCWLPDLDRWAETVAKALKDNGELHLIEFHPCIDLYSGYSYFPKQQPDVEEEGTYTENCSGEKSPTAVWAHSLGELFTALVKAGIKVEEFEESPFSPYNCLPDLQYVEDKGYQLLFKEQQVPLVYRIKGIKQS